Below is a window of Deltaproteobacteria bacterium DNA.
TCGTGCCCTTTTTAAGCGGCGCAGCCGCTATGTATAGAATCGCATAGCGGTTTTATGAAGATATGAATCGGATTCGAATCGAAATTGTCTCATGGTCGTCTTCAGATAGCGTTGGCGGAGGGGTCTCAAAATCGCCTAACAGTTGCAATTTTTTGCAAAAAAAGCTGTAGTCTTTGGCAGGGATTTCTGCGTGAATGGATTGCGGACGTTCGGTCAGTTTGTCATATTCAATGGATACTACTTTGCCCTCTGCGTGCGCTACGAGATTCTTCACCTTGGAGAGGATTTCATCGAAAGAGGAAAACCACAAGTCAGCGTCACCTTCAAATTCGGCCATTCCTCCGATCCGTGATGCCATGGCACGCTCTTCTTCCGGCTTGGCCGTTTTCATCCTGGCAGTTGACGGACTTTGTATGAACATCTTTGGTTTTTTGTCTCTGCTTGCTGGGGCTGGCGCTGTTTCCATGGCGGCACTCGGGGCATAATCCATTGTCGGCGCTTCTTTTTTCAGTAAAAGGGCCAACTCAATGATTTGCCTTCTGAAATGCTCTGCCTTGTCCGCCTTCAGAGCAGGTTTGGGCTTGTAGGTCTCCTTTTCCAAGGTTGATTCAAGAGTCCTTATCTCGAGGCCTTTCGCCACTCCTGATTGTGTGGAGTCCTTTGAAACATCTGTTATCTGTTGTAAAGGCTGTTGAACACGGAAAATCGCAATGACCAGAACGGCCATGGCCGCAGCGGTTGCCAATTCCAGCGGGATCTTTACCCGCCACGGAAAAAACAATTTTCGCATTATCCTGCTGAACCTGGACCTTGTCTCCATGCGTTTGTGGAGATTTTCAAGAAAGTCTGCCGGGGCATCAACAGAATCAAGCGAGCCAAGCTCTTCAATCAGAGCCTTTAAAGAAGCAAGTTCTTCCTTGCAGCCCTTACAGGTTAGAAGATGTTCTTCAACCTTTGCTTTAACTTCCTCATTCAAGATGCCATCCATATAATCAGACAAGAGTTCTCTAATCTTGGGACATTCCATGTTATGCGATTCTCCCTATTGGAAACTGACGTCAGTGCCCACTCTCAAAAAACCCATTTATGGATGGGCACTACATAGCTTTTTTCTGAGGCCCAGTCTTGCTCTGGCAAGTCTTGACTTGACAGTGCCAAGGTTAACACCTGTTATGCTCGCAACATCGTCATAAGACAACCCTTCGATGTCGCGCAGGACGACCACCGCCTTCTGCTCTGTTGGAAGTGTATTTATGGCCCTTTTAATCAGGGCTAATCTTTCTTTTTTCTCAAGTTCAATCAGGGGAGATGGCGATTCGTCTTCGATCTCAACGGCAGCGCCCCTACCCTCTGAATTAGCTGGATTATCAAGCCAAACCATCTTTTTTTTCCGCCTGTACTCAGATGACTTGAGCCTGTTCTTGCATGTATTTACTGCGATTCGATATAGCCACGTGGAAAACGTTGATTCTGATCGGAATTTCATCAAAGATTGATATGCCCTCAAAAATGCGTCCTGGGC
It encodes the following:
- a CDS encoding zf-HC2 domain-containing protein, which gives rise to MECPKIRELLSDYMDGILNEEVKAKVEEHLLTCKGCKEELASLKALIEELGSLDSVDAPADFLENLHKRMETRSRFSRIMRKLFFPWRVKIPLELATAAAMAVLVIAIFRVQQPLQQITDVSKDSTQSGVAKGLEIRTLESTLEKETYKPKPALKADKAEHFRRQIIELALLLKKEAPTMDYAPSAAMETAPAPASRDKKPKMFIQSPSTARMKTAKPEEERAMASRIGGMAEFEGDADLWFSSFDEILSKVKNLVAHAEGKVVSIEYDKLTERPQSIHAEIPAKDYSFFCKKLQLLGDFETPPPTLSEDDHETISIRIRFISS
- a CDS encoding sigma-70 family RNA polymerase sigma factor, with product MNEHNVKSTRRPGDDGVLVRAFQAGNRAAFDRLVLKHKDKVFNLCYWFLGDYHEANDSAQDAFLRAYQSLMKFRSESTFSTWLYRIAVNTCKNRLKSSEYRRKKKMVWLDNPANSEGRGAAVEIEDESPSPLIELEKKERLALIKRAINTLPTEQKAVVVLRDIEGLSYDDVASITGVNLGTVKSRLARARLGLRKKLCSAHP